The following proteins come from a genomic window of Miscanthus floridulus cultivar M001 chromosome 2, ASM1932011v1, whole genome shotgun sequence:
- the LOC136523626 gene encoding cytochrome b5-like, with protein sequence MAGENKVFGFEEVAKHNVTKDCWIIIAGKVYDVTPFMDEHPGGDEVLLAVTGKDATADFEDIGHSDSARDMMEKYHIGQIDASTIPAKRTYVHPQQAPSHTDKDNDLLIKILQFLVPIMILGLAFGIRQYTKSE encoded by the exons atggccggcgagaaTAAGGTCTTTGGGTTCGAGGAAGTCGCCAAGCATAACGTCACCAAGGACTGCTGGATCATCATCGCCGGCAAG GTGTATGACGTCACTCCGTTTATGGATGAGCATCCTGGTGGAGATGAGGTTTTGCTAGCTGTAACTG GGAAAGATGCTACGGCTGATTTTGAAGATATTGGCCACAGTGATTCCGCAAGGGACATGATGGAGAAGTACCACATCGGGCAGATAGATGCTTCAACAATCCCAGCAAAACGTACTTATGTGCACCCCCAGCAAGCGCCCAGCCACACAGACAAGGATAATGACCTCCTCATCAAGATCCTGCAGTTCCTTGTGCCCATTATGATCCTGGGCCTTGCATTTGGTATACGGCAGTACACCAAATCAGAGTAG
- the LOC136523608 gene encoding rab GTPase-activating protein 22-like — protein sequence MWAWGCVERVAAGLLGGPLAGGGRWNTAVAVGVTAAAGLALVAIVVSSRRGGLKSPWWRRRRKAPLTAQEWRDLFTPEGKLQDGGVKLLKQVRSGGMEPSIRAQVWPFLLGVYSLDSSEAQRDVVKAQNRKGYLLLRKHCLRKSAYSMEESRQSTKTAEVNHEGSNSSEKGDESGCVSPVKSEEVPESPSMEEAITEEGNPSLSAEQEVQDDTSETKPEQMKENQSSSSSSDEEGSEKSAVTHVEASHKNLASVCESSFEDEQESIPRYSNTGGNMDDVVLSKAARPVKSARAIEDFETWQRIIRLDAVRANDEWVSYSPSQASVSKERAIESAKAVFLKDYDHLEPYRIHHASRLVAILEAYATYDQEIGYCQGMSDLLAPLLAVLEEDDEAFWCFAGFMRKARHNFRLDEVGIRRQLNMVARIIKYKDFHLYRHLEMLQAEDCFFVYRMVVVIFRRELTFEQTLCLWEVMWADQAANRVEIAKSSWRKLQLGAPPTDDLLLYAIAASVLQKRKLIIESYSSMDEIVRECNSMAGQLDIWKLLDDAHDLVVTLHNRIE from the exons ATGTGGGCGTGGGGCTGCGTCGAGCGCGTGGCCGCGGGCCTCCTcggcggccccctcgccggcggcggccgctggaacaccgccgtcgccgTCGGGGTCACGGCCGCCGCGGGCCTCGCGCTCGTCGCCATAGTCGTCTCTTCCCGCAG AGGCGGGCTCAAGTCTCCGTGGTGGCGGCGACGGAGGAAGGCGCCGCTTACGGCCCAGGAGTGGCGAGACCTGTTCACGCCGGAGGGGAAGCTTCAGGACGGCGGAGTGAAGCTTCTGAAGCAAGTTCGGAGCGGA GGGATGGAACCGAGTATCAGAGCGCAAGTCTGGCCGTTCCTTCTGGGAGT TTATAGCCTTGATAGTTCTGAAGCACAAAGAGATGTGGTTAAGGCCCAGAACAG GAAGGGATATCTGTTATTGAGGAAGCATTGCCTGCGTAAATCAGCATACAGCATGGAAGAGAGCAGGCAGTCAACTAAAACAGCTGAAGTCAACCATGAAGGGAGCAATAGTTCTGAAAAAGGTGATGAATCTGGTTGTGTTAGTCCTGTTAAATCTGAAGAAGTTCCTGAAAGTCCTAGCATGGAAGAGGCTATAACTGAGGAAGGAAATCCAAGTCTCAGTGCAGAACAAGAAGTGCAGGATGACACTTCTGAAACAAAGCCAGAGCAGATGAAAGAAAATCAGTCTTCATCTAGTTCTTCCGATGAGGAAGGGAGTGAAAAAAGTGCTGTGACTCATGTAGAAGCATCTCATAAGAACTTGGCCTCAGTTTGTGAGTCCTCATTTGAGGATGAACAAGAAAGTATCCCGAGATATTCGAACACAGGAGGAAATATGGATGATGTTGTGTTATCTAAGGCTGCCCGCCCTGTGAAGTCTGCACGGGCAATCGAGGATTTTGAGACATGGCAACGGATTATTCGTTTGGATGCAGTCCGTGCTAACGATGAATGGGTTTCCTACTCTCCATCCCAAGCTTCAGTTTCCAAGGAGAGGGCAATTGAATCTGCTAAAGCTGTTTTTCTCAAAGACTATGACCACTTAGAACCATATCGGATCCATCATGCGTCACGCCTTGTTGCTATTCTTGAGGCCTATGCAACCTATGACCAAGAAATTGGATATTGCCAGGGAATGAGTGACCTGCTTGCACCTCTCCTAGCTGTTCTAGAGGAAGATGACGAAGCCTTCTGGTGCTTTGCTGGTTTTATGAGGAAAGCCCGCCACAATTTTAGACTTGATGAAGTGGGTATACGCCGGCAACTCAATATGGTGGCTAGGATAATCAAATACAAGGACTTCCATCTCTACAGACATTTGGAGATGCTCCAAGCTGAAGACTGCTTTTTTGTATACAGAATGGTGGTTGTGATATTCCGGAGGGAGCTCACCTTCGAGCAGACCCTATGTCTCTGGGAGGTGATGTGGGCTGATCAGGCAGCAAACCGCGTTGAGATTGCAAAATCATCCTGGCGAAAATTGCAGTTGGGAGCACCTCCAACAGATGACCTGTTACTGTATGCAATTGCTGCTAGTGTGTTGCAGAAGCGGAAACTGATAATAGAAAGCTACAGCAGCATGGATGAGATCGTAAGGGAGTGTAACAGCATGGCTGGACAGCTGGACATTTGGAAGCTCCTGGACGACGCGCACGATCTAGTGGTGACCCTTCACAATAGGATTGAGTAG
- the LOC136523615 gene encoding protein HLB1-like, which translates to MEEPTETRPAGAEDLANGAREPEGPPPEVEEEEVEEEPPRSATAKQEEAKAALGSEGSRPFTMRELLGELKEDGETAAGGSSARSAFGDGNGVGSADAEGSSYSQDSTQQSSSHHDVAMDLINSVTGVDEEGRSRQRILSFAAKRYVNAIERNPDDPDAYYNWALVLQESADNVDPNSSSSKDALLEEACKKYAEATRLCPTLYDAYYNWAIAIADRAKMRGRTKEAEELWKQAILNYEKAVQLNWNSPQALNNWGLGLQELSAIVPARDKQTIIKTAISKFRAAIQLQFDFHRAIYNLGTVLYGLAEDTMRSGKPDVSPNELYSQSAIYVAAAHALKPNYSVYRSALRLVRSMLPLPYLKVGYLTAPPANNAIAPHKDWERSQFILNHEGLQQADASDQPPSQSPGYLDRDRKPVRINVADIVSVSACADLTLPSGAGLCIETIHGPTFLVADSWEALDGWLDAIRLVYTIFARGKSDVLAGIITG; encoded by the exons ATGGAGGAGCCCACGGAGACCAGGCCAGCCGGTGCGGAGGATCTCGCGAACGGCGCGCGAGAGCCGGAGGGGCCTCCGCCGGAGGTTGAGGAGGAGGAAGTGGAGGAGGAGCCGCCGCGATCGGCGACGGCGAAGCAGGAGGAGGCGAAGGCGGCGCTGGGGTCGGAGGGATCCCGTCCGTTCACCATGCGGGAACTCCTCGGCGAGCTCAAGGAGGACGGCGAGACGGCGGCCGGCGGCAGCAGCGCGAGATCTGCGTTCGGCGATGGGAACGGGGTCGGATCCGCTGATGCCGAGGGCTCGTCCTACAG CCAAGATAGCACACAACAGTCTTCATCCCACCATGATGTAGCGATGGACTTGATAAATAGTGTAACTGGAGTTGACGAGGAAGGACGTTCTCGCCAAAGGATTCTTTCTTTTGCTGCCAAAAG GTATGTAAATGCAATTGAAAGAAATCCTGATGACCCTGATGCATATTATAATTGGGCTCTTGTCCTCCAG GAGAGTGCAGACAATGTGGATCCCAATTCTAGTTCCTCTAAAGATGCATTGCTTGAGGAGGCTTGCAAAAAGTATGCTGAAGCTACCCGACTTTGTCCAACTCTTTATGAT GCATATTATAACTGGGCTATTGCTATTGCTGATCGGGCTAAAATGCGAGGTCGGACAAAAGAAGCCGAAGAACTCTGGAAGCAG GCAATACTGAATTATGAGAAGGCTGTACAGCTTAATTGGAATAGCCCACAG GCTCTCAATAACTGGGGTCTTGGGCTACAG GAGCTGAGTGCAATTGTTCCTGCCCGGGATAAACAGACCATAATAAAAACAGCTATAAGCAAG TTCCGTGCTGCAATTCAGCTGCAATTTGATTTCCATCGGGCAATATACAACCTCGGAACTGTCTTG TATGGTTTAGCTGAGGATACCATGAGGTCTGGGAAGCCAGATGTCTCCCCTAATGAGCTTTACAGTCAGTCTGCTATCTATGTTGCAGCTGCTCATGCTCTGAAGCCAAATTACTCG GTCTATCGCAGTGCTTTGCGATTAGTCCGCTCaatg TTACCCCTGCCATATCTCAAAGTGGGGTATTTGACTGCTCCTCCAGCTAACAATGCCATTGCCCCACACAAAGATTGGGAGAGATCACAGTTCATTTTGAATCATGAGGGACTCCAGCAG GCTGATGCTTCTGACCAGCCTCCATCACAATCCCCTGGGTATTTGGACAGGGACAGAAAACCTGTCAGAATAAACGTTGCAGATATTGTTTCAGTATCAGCATGTGCTGATTTAACTTTACCAAGTGGTGCTGGCCTCTGTATAGAAACTATTCATGGTCCTACATTCTTG GTTGCCGATAGTTGGGAGGCTCTTGACGGTTGGCTAGACGCCATACGCCTTGTCTACACTATTTTTGCAAGAGGAAAGAGCGATGTACTTGCCGGTATTATTACTGGTTAA